GCCAACCTGCCAATCTGCCTATCTGCGAGTGGGCGGGAGTCCGGCCGCGCTTCTTTGACCACCGCTTGTTCCCCTATCGGTTGTCCGCCCCCGGGCAGGCGGCGCGTGGCAGCCCTCCCCATCGCCAGTACCGCTGGGTTATAGCACTCGTTTACGCCGCTGGGTTATAGCACTCGTTTATGCCGCTGGGCTATAGCACTCGTTTATGCCGCTGGGCTACGCCGCCGACTCATGCCCCGTCCAAAATGTCGCTGAAGCGGAACTGCCGGGAGAGGCTGTTCAACGTGATCGAGAAGATCACCCAAGTGAGCAAGTACGTAATCATGGTGGTGGACCCGAGTGCACACCAAGTGTTATCCATGATTTGCAGGAGCGAAGAACTGCTGGAAAGGGGTGTGTCCCTTGTGGAACAGATTGATGCCAAGCGAAACAGGCTAAAAGACTTCGACTGCATTTATTTCCTCAGTTCCAAAGTAGAAGTCGTAGAAAGGATGCTTgaagatttcaaaaatgagcaaaatgtCATGTACAATAATatccatattttatttacctcaaatgtgggaaaaaaaaaaaaagaaatacttAACCTCCTAGCAAGTAGCGATTTTTTActtaagaaaataaaaacatgtgCATGCTTCAACATCCCTTTCTTTGCATTTGAAAgtagaattttttatttggaccataaattaaatatgtatGATTTTTATCCTGTAAAGGATGCCAACATTTTGGAAGAACTTGCGTTGGAATTACTTTCTGTTTGCTGTTGCTTGAAAAGTAAGCCTCTTTTACGTTATTTTAATTCTCCTTTGTGTAAGAAATTTgcagaaatattttccaactGTGTAAGTGACTCGAGCATTTTGGAGACATCGGATGGGGACGATGAAGATGTACTGTTGATTTTGGACCGATCGATCGActgctccattttgtttgccCACGACTACGCGTATCAAAGTCTCTGCTACGATGTGCTGCGGATCAGGACGCATCGGGAGAGGCACACGGAGAGGCAGCCCAAACCGGGGGTGCACAGCGAGGGGGGTACTGACCAGGGAGAGGAGGACCCACATACAGTCAGCTTCGAAATTACAAACAATGATCaaaggaaggaaataaaaagagccATCCTCTCGGAGGAAGACAACCTTTGGATTAAGTACAGACATACACATATCCAAGACGTAAATGAAGTTATCAAAAATGACATTGCCTCCTTTACAGAGAAAAATGCagttgcaaaaattaaaaaaaaaaatgtgttacgTCCAAATGAAGCATTAGATGCTTTACGATCCCTTCCTGAATACGAAACGATGATTGAGCAGTACTGGTTGCATGTGTACTTATGTGACAACTGCTTCGAGACcttacaaaagaaaaatatcgtACAAGTCGGGATGGTCGAACAGGACTTGTGTTGCAATGTTGACAGTTATGGGAAGGAACTAACACATAccaaaaattcaaaaagtgTTCTGTCTATAATCAGTAGCAATGACTAccagcaggaggagaaggtcaggttgcttctcctttattttattaactaTGAGAATATAAGTGAGCTAGATAAAGCTAGACTAATCGAATCATCTCAAGTTGGTCTGTTCATGGAAAAATTTATCGATCTGTTTCTCAATTTGAAGATGCACTGTGGTGAAGGTACTCATGTGGAGAAGCACACAGTAGAGGAGAGCTCCTCCACGGGGAATAAAATCTCTCACATTTtggaaaggaataaaaaaaaaataaaatattataaaaacgtTGCAAAGAATGCAAAGTATGAACTGAGTCGATATGAACCAAATATCAAAGAGATCATTACGGAGTTACATGAGGATACTTTGCATAGGGGACAGTACCCATTCGTGGATGGTGACCGGGGGTCTTCTCACCATGGAAAAGACCAGAACGCGTCTGCAGGGAAGAAGCCAAATGTGACTAGGGGAACTGTGTGGGAGTTCAAGTCGGTGGAAAGGAAAGAGGgccaaagggggggtgggaaaaaaattatcattttcatCCTTGGGGGGATCACCTTCCCCGAAATTCGGCAGGCGTACGAGCTGTCCGAGCAGCTGGCCGTGGACGTTTATTTGGGCGGCACGTCCCTGCTCACCAGCGAGGTGCTCTTCCAGCAGTTCAGGCGCTTCCCCAGCGGGTAGGACAGGCAGGGGCGCCCCAGCCAAGCGGCTAACACGCGTCCCCATTTGCCCCGTCCCATTTGCCCCGTCCCATTTGCTGCTTTCCATTTGCTCCGTTCCATATCGttcctttccatttcgctcctttccatttgctccttcccatttgctgctttccatttgctccttcccctttgctGCTTTCCATCTCCCCGTTCTCCCCTTCTGGAGTGACCCCCCTCTTTATGGTCGCCAGAACGACTCATGACGTGCGTATTTTTCGTAATTCAAGGGTACACAGCACGCGCGCCCCCCTTtaatccgtttttttttttttttttgcttaaccTGAATGAGGTGCAACTCTCATGGGTGTGCGGAGCGTCCGTTATCTCCTTGGTACACCTCGTCACACCTCAGTATCACCGCAATATATCAGCCCATTTGCTGTTGTCACCTGCTATGCTTGGCAGACAGCGACCTTGGGTAATTGCCCAATTGGGAGTAACTTTAATTTGGGGCCACGGGGGCCGATCGAGTTAACCGCAACGAGCTATCCTCGCCAGGTCTGCCCAGTTAAGCGCAGAGTTGTGacccctcccctccccccttcctggtaacaaataaaaaggtggacGGGCGGGGGCCGCCTTAAAGCGAAccggaggggggaaaaaaggggacacgcTAACGACACGCTAACGACACGCTATTGACACGCTAACGGCACGCTAATGGCACGCTAATGACACGCTAATGGCACGCTAATGACACGCTAATGACACGCTAACGACACGACGAGCGtcgcacgaaaaaaaaaaaaaaaaaaaaacagtgggTGGGGAAACAGGTGCAAAGGCGACGAATTTAATCACCGCAACGGTGTGACATGCCCCGAGGACGCGAACGGCGCTGCCGCCGCCCCTGCCGCCGCTCCTGCCACCTCCCCTGCTACTGCGCGCCCCATACTCTGACACGCACCTCCCTCCTGGatgttcctctccttcttaaACGCGTCGATCCACTGGCTAAACTTTTTGTTGACGTAGTGCGTCTTCTCGCTTTGTCCTCGTTTGTCGCAAAGGTTTGTGTGTCTCTGTTTTGCTCTCTCCATTACGGATCCGAGGCAGTCGTTCCACTCTTTGAGCAGTCCATATTGGAGTTTCACTCGAACACGAGGGGGAGTGCCTCCTTGGGATGATGGTTCATTAGCTGCTCCCTTGGTAACTCTACCCCCTCCACTTATCGCGGCAACCCCATCGTCCGGGCAGCACTCGGTGGAGCACTCGATGGGGATCAGGTAAAACGGGTTCGAGT
The window above is part of the Plasmodium cynomolgi strain B DNA, chromosome 11, whole genome shotgun sequence genome. Proteins encoded here:
- a CDS encoding syntaxin binding protein (putative) encodes the protein MSLKRNCRERLFNVIEKITQVSKYVIMVVDPSAHQVLSMICRSEELLERGVSLVEQIDAKRNRLKDFDCIYFLSSKVEVVERMLEDFKNEQNVMYNNIHILFTSNVGKKKKEILNLLASSDFLLKKIKTCACFNIPFFAFESRIFYLDHKLNMYDFYPVKDANILEELALELLSVCCCLKSKPLLRYFNSPLCKKFAEIFSNCVSDSSILETSDGDDEDVLLILDRSIDCSILFAHDYAYQSLCYDVLRIRTHRERHTERQPKPGVHSEGGTDQGEEDPHTVSFEITNNDQRKEIKRAILSEEDNLWIKYRHTHIQDVNEVIKNDIASFTEKNAVAKIKKKNVLRPNEALDALRSLPEYETMIEQYWLHVYLCDNCFETLQKKNIVQVGMVEQDLCCNVDSYGKELTHTKNSKSVLSIISSNDYQQEEKVRLLLLYFINYENISELDKARLIESSQVGLFMEKFIDLFLNLKMHCGEGTHVEKHTVEESSSTGNKISHILERNKKKIKYYKNVAKNAKYELSRYEPNIKEIITELHEDTLHRGQYPFVDGDRGSSHHGKDQNASAGKKPNVTRGTVWEFKSVERKEGQRGGGKKIIIFILGGITFPEIRQAYELSEQLAVDVYLGGTSLLTSEVLFQQFRRFPS